The Callithrix jacchus isolate 240 chromosome 20, calJac240_pri, whole genome shotgun sequence genome has a window encoding:
- the MTSS2 gene encoding protein MTSS 2 isoform X8, protein MTASRTQGGGPWMPQSTPGVPSALPSMLYLCSGGPSSYPIWEDFNSKATKLHSQLRTTVLAAVAFLDAFQKVADMATNTRGATRDIGSALTRMCMRHRSIETKLRQFTNALLESLINPLQERIEDWKKAANQLDKDHAKEYKRARHEIKKKSSDTLKLQKKARKGKGDLQPQLDSALQDVNDMYLLLEETEKQAVRRALIEERGRFCTFITFLQPVVNGELTMLGEITHLQGIIDDLVVLTSEPHKLPPASEQVIKDLKGSDYSWSYQTPPSSPSSSSSRKSSMCSAPSSSSSAKGGGAPWPGGAQTYSPSSTCRYRSLAQPATTTTRLSSVSSHDSGFVSQDATYSKPPSPMPSDITSQKSSSSASSEASETCQSVSECSSPTSDWSKVGSHEQPSGATLQRRKDRVELLRDTEPGPASGGTLGPSGEEAPRPRMSPATIAAKHGEEVSPAASDLAMVLTRGLSLEHQKSSRDSLQYSSGYSTQTTTPSCSEDTIPSQGSDYDCYSVNGDADSEGPTEFDKSSTIPRNSNIAQNYRRLIQTKRPASTAGLPTATGLPSGAPPGVATIRRTPSTKPTVRRALSSTGPIPIRPPIVPVKTPTVPDSPGYVGPTRAGSEECVFYTDEAASPLAPDLAKASPKRLSLPNTAWGSPSAEAAGYPGAGAEDEQQQLAANRHSLVEKLGELVAGAHALGEGQFPFPTALSATPTEETPTPPPAATSDPPAEDMLVAIRRGVRLRRTVTNDRSAPRIL, encoded by the exons ATGACAGCTTCCAGGACACAGGGTGGGGGGCCTTGGATGCCCCAGTCTACACCTGGTGTGCCTTCAGCCCTGCCCTCCATGCTGTACCTCTGCTCTGGTGGGCCG AGCTCCTACCCCATCTGGGAGGACTTCAACTCCAAGGCCACGAAGCTGCATTCCCAGCTGAG GACCACCGTGCTGGCTGCTGTGGCCTTCCTGGATGCCTTCCAGAAAGTGGCTGACATGGCTACCAACACCCGAG GGGCCACGCGGGACATCGGCTCGGCGCTCACGCGCATGTGCATGCGCCACCGCAGCATTGAGACCAAGCTGCGGCAGTTCACCAA CGCGCTGCTGGAAAGCCTCATCAACCCACTGCAGGAGCGCATCGAGGACTGGAAGAAGGCGGCCAACCAGCTGGATAAGGACCACGCGAAAG AGTACAAACGAGCCCGGCATGAGATCAAGAAGAAGTCGTCCGACACACTCAAGCTACAAAAGAAGGCGCGCAAAG gGAAAGGagacctgcagccccagctggaCAGTGCCCTACAAGACGTCAACGACATGTACCTGCTGCTGGAGGAGACGGAGAAGCAGGCTGTGCGCCGGGCGCTGATCGAGGAGCGGGGCCGCTTCTGCACCTTCATCACCTTCCTGCAGCCCGTGGTG AACGGAGAGCTGACCATGCTGGGAGAGATCACCCACCTGCAGGGCATCATCGATGACTTGGTGGTGCTGACCTCGGAACCCCACAAGCTGCCTCCCGCCAGTGAGCAG GTAATCAAAGACCTAAAAGGCTCGGACTACAGCTGGTCCTACCAGACCCCACCCTCCTCACCCAGCAGCTCCAGCTCCCGAAAGTCCAGCATGTGCAG TGCCCCCAGCAGCAGTAGCAGTGCCAAGGGTGGCGGAGCCCCATGGCCTGGGGGTGCCCAAACATACTCACCCAGTTCCACCTGTCGCTACCGCAGCCTGGCGCAGCCAGCCACTACCACCACTCGCCTCTCCAGCGTCTCCTCCCATGACTCTGGCTTCGTCTCCCAGGACGCCACCTACTCCAAGCCCCCCTCGCCTATGCCTTCAGACATCACCAGCCAG AAGTCCTCCAGCTCCGCATCCTCCGAGGCCTCGGAAACCTGCCAGTCTGTTAGCGAGTGCAGCTCCCCCACCTCG GACTGGTCCAAGGTTGGCTCCCATGAGCAGCCCTCGGGTGCCACTCTGCAGCGGAGGAAGGACCGAGTGGAGCTCCTGCGAGACACAGAGCCAGGTCCTGCCAGTGGGGGCACCCTGGGCCCCAGTGGGGAAGAAGCACCTCGACCCCGGATGTCCCCTGCCACCATCGCAGCCAAG CATGGCGAGGAGGTGTCCCCCGCAGCCAGTGACCTAGCAATGGTGCTGACACGCGGCCTGAGCCTGGAGCACCAGAAGAGCAGCCGGGACTCCCTGCAGTACTCCAGCGGCTACAGCACACAGACCACCACGCCCTCCTGCTCTGAGGACACCATCCCCTCCCAAG GCTCCGACTACGACTGCTACTCCGTGAACGGGGACGCGGACAGCGAGGGCCCGACAGAGTTCGACAAGTCGTCCACCATCCCGCGCAACAGCAACATCGCCCAGAACTACCGCCGCCTCATCCAGACCAAGCGCCCGGCCTCCACCGCGGGGCTGCCCACAGCCACCGGCCTGCCCTCGGGCGCACCCCCCGGCGTGGCCACCATCCGCCGCACGCCCTCCACCAAACCCACCGTGCGCCGCGCCCTGTCCAGCACTGGCCCCATCCCCATCCGGCCGCCCATCGTCCCTGTGAAGACGCCCACGGTGCCTGACTCACCTGGCTACGTGGGGCCCACGCGAGCGGGAAGCGAGGAGTGTGTCTTCTACACCGACGAGGCCGCCTCACCCCTGGCTCCGGACCTCGCCAAGGCCTCTCCGAAGAGGCTCAGCCTGCCCAACACAGCCTGGGGCAGCCCGTCCGCAGAGGCAGCCGGGTACCCCGGGGCTGGGGCCGAGGACGAGCAGCAGCAGCTGGCGGCCAACAGGCACAGCCTGGTGGAGAAGCTGGGGGAGCTGGTGGCGGGCGCCCACGCACTGGGCGAGGGCCAGTTCCCCTTCCCCACTGCCCTGTCGGCCACCCCCACGGAGGAGACGCCGACCCCGCCTCCTGCCGCCACCAGCGACCCCCCAGCCGAAGACATGCTCGTGGCTATCCGGCGTGGGGTCCGGCTCCGCAGGACCGTCACCAACGACAGGTCGGCGCCCCGCATCTTATGA
- the MTSS2 gene encoding protein MTSS 2 isoform X3, with protein sequence MTASRTQGGGPWMPQSTPGVPSALPSMLYLCSGGPSSYPIWEDFNSKATKLHSQLRTTVLAAVAFLDAFQKVADMATNTRGGEGHGWRLGVPQGGPGGWKGRVEDGPERRCQAQDLEFRSLMEWAGRGKNEPLITRGMQAGVGATRDIGSALTRMCMRHRSIETKLRQFTNALLESLINPLQERIEDWKKAANQLDKDHAKEYKRARHEIKKKSSDTLKLQKKARKGKGDLQPQLDSALQDVNDMYLLLEETEKQAVRRALIEERGRFCTFITFLQPVVNGELTMLGEITHLQGIIDDLVVLTSEPHKLPPASEQVIKDLKGSDYSWSYQTPPSSPSSSSSRKSSMCSAPSSSSSAKGGGAPWPGGAQTYSPSSTCRYRSLAQPATTTTRLSSVSSHDSGFVSQDATYSKPPSPMPSDITSQDWSKVGSHEQPSGATLQRRKDRVELLRDTEPGPASGGTLGPSGEEAPRPRMSPATIAAKHGEEVSPAASDLAMVLTRGLSLEHQKSSRDSLQYSSGYSTQTTTPSCSEDTIPSQGSDYDCYSVNGDADSEGPTEFDKSSTIPRNSNIAQNYRRLIQTKRPASTAGLPTATGLPSGAPPGVATIRRTPSTKPTVRRALSSTGPIPIRPPIVPVKTPTVPDSPGYVGPTRAGSEECVFYTDEAASPLAPDLAKASPKRLSLPNTAWGSPSAEAAGYPGAGAEDEQQQLAANRHSLVEKLGELVAGAHALGEGQFPFPTALSATPTEETPTPPPAATSDPPAEDMLVAIRRGVRLRRTVTNDRSAPRIL encoded by the exons ATGACAGCTTCCAGGACACAGGGTGGGGGGCCTTGGATGCCCCAGTCTACACCTGGTGTGCCTTCAGCCCTGCCCTCCATGCTGTACCTCTGCTCTGGTGGGCCG AGCTCCTACCCCATCTGGGAGGACTTCAACTCCAAGGCCACGAAGCTGCATTCCCAGCTGAG GACCACCGTGCTGGCTGCTGTGGCCTTCCTGGATGCCTTCCAGAAAGTGGCTGACATGGCTACCAACACCCGAGGTGGGGAGGGGCATGGCTGGAGGTTGGGGGTGCCCCAGGGTgggcctggaggctggaaagGCAGAGTAGAGGATGGGCCAGAGAGAAGATGCCAAGCCCAGGACCTTGAGTTCCGTTCCTTAATGGAATGGGCTGGTCGTGGAAAGAATGAGCCCCTCATCACAAGAGGCATGCAAGCAGGAGTAG GGGCCACGCGGGACATCGGCTCGGCGCTCACGCGCATGTGCATGCGCCACCGCAGCATTGAGACCAAGCTGCGGCAGTTCACCAA CGCGCTGCTGGAAAGCCTCATCAACCCACTGCAGGAGCGCATCGAGGACTGGAAGAAGGCGGCCAACCAGCTGGATAAGGACCACGCGAAAG AGTACAAACGAGCCCGGCATGAGATCAAGAAGAAGTCGTCCGACACACTCAAGCTACAAAAGAAGGCGCGCAAAG gGAAAGGagacctgcagccccagctggaCAGTGCCCTACAAGACGTCAACGACATGTACCTGCTGCTGGAGGAGACGGAGAAGCAGGCTGTGCGCCGGGCGCTGATCGAGGAGCGGGGCCGCTTCTGCACCTTCATCACCTTCCTGCAGCCCGTGGTG AACGGAGAGCTGACCATGCTGGGAGAGATCACCCACCTGCAGGGCATCATCGATGACTTGGTGGTGCTGACCTCGGAACCCCACAAGCTGCCTCCCGCCAGTGAGCAG GTAATCAAAGACCTAAAAGGCTCGGACTACAGCTGGTCCTACCAGACCCCACCCTCCTCACCCAGCAGCTCCAGCTCCCGAAAGTCCAGCATGTGCAG TGCCCCCAGCAGCAGTAGCAGTGCCAAGGGTGGCGGAGCCCCATGGCCTGGGGGTGCCCAAACATACTCACCCAGTTCCACCTGTCGCTACCGCAGCCTGGCGCAGCCAGCCACTACCACCACTCGCCTCTCCAGCGTCTCCTCCCATGACTCTGGCTTCGTCTCCCAGGACGCCACCTACTCCAAGCCCCCCTCGCCTATGCCTTCAGACATCACCAGCCAG GACTGGTCCAAGGTTGGCTCCCATGAGCAGCCCTCGGGTGCCACTCTGCAGCGGAGGAAGGACCGAGTGGAGCTCCTGCGAGACACAGAGCCAGGTCCTGCCAGTGGGGGCACCCTGGGCCCCAGTGGGGAAGAAGCACCTCGACCCCGGATGTCCCCTGCCACCATCGCAGCCAAG CATGGCGAGGAGGTGTCCCCCGCAGCCAGTGACCTAGCAATGGTGCTGACACGCGGCCTGAGCCTGGAGCACCAGAAGAGCAGCCGGGACTCCCTGCAGTACTCCAGCGGCTACAGCACACAGACCACCACGCCCTCCTGCTCTGAGGACACCATCCCCTCCCAAG GCTCCGACTACGACTGCTACTCCGTGAACGGGGACGCGGACAGCGAGGGCCCGACAGAGTTCGACAAGTCGTCCACCATCCCGCGCAACAGCAACATCGCCCAGAACTACCGCCGCCTCATCCAGACCAAGCGCCCGGCCTCCACCGCGGGGCTGCCCACAGCCACCGGCCTGCCCTCGGGCGCACCCCCCGGCGTGGCCACCATCCGCCGCACGCCCTCCACCAAACCCACCGTGCGCCGCGCCCTGTCCAGCACTGGCCCCATCCCCATCCGGCCGCCCATCGTCCCTGTGAAGACGCCCACGGTGCCTGACTCACCTGGCTACGTGGGGCCCACGCGAGCGGGAAGCGAGGAGTGTGTCTTCTACACCGACGAGGCCGCCTCACCCCTGGCTCCGGACCTCGCCAAGGCCTCTCCGAAGAGGCTCAGCCTGCCCAACACAGCCTGGGGCAGCCCGTCCGCAGAGGCAGCCGGGTACCCCGGGGCTGGGGCCGAGGACGAGCAGCAGCAGCTGGCGGCCAACAGGCACAGCCTGGTGGAGAAGCTGGGGGAGCTGGTGGCGGGCGCCCACGCACTGGGCGAGGGCCAGTTCCCCTTCCCCACTGCCCTGTCGGCCACCCCCACGGAGGAGACGCCGACCCCGCCTCCTGCCGCCACCAGCGACCCCCCAGCCGAAGACATGCTCGTGGCTATCCGGCGTGGGGTCCGGCTCCGCAGGACCGTCACCAACGACAGGTCGGCGCCCCGCATCTTATGA
- the MTSS2 gene encoding protein MTSS 2 isoform X1, translating to MTASRTQGGGPWMPQSTPGVPSALPSMLYLCSGGPSSYPIWEDFNSKATKLHSQLRTTVLAAVAFLDAFQKVADMATNTRGGEGHGWRLGVPQGGPGGWKGRVEDGPERRCQAQDLEFRSLMEWAGRGKNEPLITRGMQAGVGATRDIGSALTRMCMRHRSIETKLRQFTNALLESLINPLQERIEDWKKAANQLDKDHAKEYKRARHEIKKKSSDTLKLQKKARKGKGDLQPQLDSALQDVNDMYLLLEETEKQAVRRALIEERGRFCTFITFLQPVVNGELTMLGEITHLQGIIDDLVVLTSEPHKLPPASEQVIKDLKGSDYSWSYQTPPSSPSSSSSRKSSMCSAPSSSSSAKGGGAPWPGGAQTYSPSSTCRYRSLAQPATTTTRLSSVSSHDSGFVSQDATYSKPPSPMPSDITSQKSSSSASSEASETCQSVSECSSPTSDWSKVGSHEQPSGATLQRRKDRVELLRDTEPGPASGGTLGPSGEEAPRPRMSPATIAAKHGEEVSPAASDLAMVLTRGLSLEHQKSSRDSLQYSSGYSTQTTTPSCSEDTIPSQGSDYDCYSVNGDADSEGPTEFDKSSTIPRNSNIAQNYRRLIQTKRPASTAGLPTATGLPSGAPPGVATIRRTPSTKPTVRRALSSTGPIPIRPPIVPVKTPTVPDSPGYVGPTRAGSEECVFYTDEAASPLAPDLAKASPKRLSLPNTAWGSPSAEAAGYPGAGAEDEQQQLAANRHSLVEKLGELVAGAHALGEGQFPFPTALSATPTEETPTPPPAATSDPPAEDMLVAIRRGVRLRRTVTNDRSAPRIL from the exons ATGACAGCTTCCAGGACACAGGGTGGGGGGCCTTGGATGCCCCAGTCTACACCTGGTGTGCCTTCAGCCCTGCCCTCCATGCTGTACCTCTGCTCTGGTGGGCCG AGCTCCTACCCCATCTGGGAGGACTTCAACTCCAAGGCCACGAAGCTGCATTCCCAGCTGAG GACCACCGTGCTGGCTGCTGTGGCCTTCCTGGATGCCTTCCAGAAAGTGGCTGACATGGCTACCAACACCCGAGGTGGGGAGGGGCATGGCTGGAGGTTGGGGGTGCCCCAGGGTgggcctggaggctggaaagGCAGAGTAGAGGATGGGCCAGAGAGAAGATGCCAAGCCCAGGACCTTGAGTTCCGTTCCTTAATGGAATGGGCTGGTCGTGGAAAGAATGAGCCCCTCATCACAAGAGGCATGCAAGCAGGAGTAG GGGCCACGCGGGACATCGGCTCGGCGCTCACGCGCATGTGCATGCGCCACCGCAGCATTGAGACCAAGCTGCGGCAGTTCACCAA CGCGCTGCTGGAAAGCCTCATCAACCCACTGCAGGAGCGCATCGAGGACTGGAAGAAGGCGGCCAACCAGCTGGATAAGGACCACGCGAAAG AGTACAAACGAGCCCGGCATGAGATCAAGAAGAAGTCGTCCGACACACTCAAGCTACAAAAGAAGGCGCGCAAAG gGAAAGGagacctgcagccccagctggaCAGTGCCCTACAAGACGTCAACGACATGTACCTGCTGCTGGAGGAGACGGAGAAGCAGGCTGTGCGCCGGGCGCTGATCGAGGAGCGGGGCCGCTTCTGCACCTTCATCACCTTCCTGCAGCCCGTGGTG AACGGAGAGCTGACCATGCTGGGAGAGATCACCCACCTGCAGGGCATCATCGATGACTTGGTGGTGCTGACCTCGGAACCCCACAAGCTGCCTCCCGCCAGTGAGCAG GTAATCAAAGACCTAAAAGGCTCGGACTACAGCTGGTCCTACCAGACCCCACCCTCCTCACCCAGCAGCTCCAGCTCCCGAAAGTCCAGCATGTGCAG TGCCCCCAGCAGCAGTAGCAGTGCCAAGGGTGGCGGAGCCCCATGGCCTGGGGGTGCCCAAACATACTCACCCAGTTCCACCTGTCGCTACCGCAGCCTGGCGCAGCCAGCCACTACCACCACTCGCCTCTCCAGCGTCTCCTCCCATGACTCTGGCTTCGTCTCCCAGGACGCCACCTACTCCAAGCCCCCCTCGCCTATGCCTTCAGACATCACCAGCCAG AAGTCCTCCAGCTCCGCATCCTCCGAGGCCTCGGAAACCTGCCAGTCTGTTAGCGAGTGCAGCTCCCCCACCTCG GACTGGTCCAAGGTTGGCTCCCATGAGCAGCCCTCGGGTGCCACTCTGCAGCGGAGGAAGGACCGAGTGGAGCTCCTGCGAGACACAGAGCCAGGTCCTGCCAGTGGGGGCACCCTGGGCCCCAGTGGGGAAGAAGCACCTCGACCCCGGATGTCCCCTGCCACCATCGCAGCCAAG CATGGCGAGGAGGTGTCCCCCGCAGCCAGTGACCTAGCAATGGTGCTGACACGCGGCCTGAGCCTGGAGCACCAGAAGAGCAGCCGGGACTCCCTGCAGTACTCCAGCGGCTACAGCACACAGACCACCACGCCCTCCTGCTCTGAGGACACCATCCCCTCCCAAG GCTCCGACTACGACTGCTACTCCGTGAACGGGGACGCGGACAGCGAGGGCCCGACAGAGTTCGACAAGTCGTCCACCATCCCGCGCAACAGCAACATCGCCCAGAACTACCGCCGCCTCATCCAGACCAAGCGCCCGGCCTCCACCGCGGGGCTGCCCACAGCCACCGGCCTGCCCTCGGGCGCACCCCCCGGCGTGGCCACCATCCGCCGCACGCCCTCCACCAAACCCACCGTGCGCCGCGCCCTGTCCAGCACTGGCCCCATCCCCATCCGGCCGCCCATCGTCCCTGTGAAGACGCCCACGGTGCCTGACTCACCTGGCTACGTGGGGCCCACGCGAGCGGGAAGCGAGGAGTGTGTCTTCTACACCGACGAGGCCGCCTCACCCCTGGCTCCGGACCTCGCCAAGGCCTCTCCGAAGAGGCTCAGCCTGCCCAACACAGCCTGGGGCAGCCCGTCCGCAGAGGCAGCCGGGTACCCCGGGGCTGGGGCCGAGGACGAGCAGCAGCAGCTGGCGGCCAACAGGCACAGCCTGGTGGAGAAGCTGGGGGAGCTGGTGGCGGGCGCCCACGCACTGGGCGAGGGCCAGTTCCCCTTCCCCACTGCCCTGTCGGCCACCCCCACGGAGGAGACGCCGACCCCGCCTCCTGCCGCCACCAGCGACCCCCCAGCCGAAGACATGCTCGTGGCTATCCGGCGTGGGGTCCGGCTCCGCAGGACCGTCACCAACGACAGGTCGGCGCCCCGCATCTTATGA
- the MTSS2 gene encoding protein MTSS 2 isoform X4, with protein sequence MTASRTQGGGPWMPQSTPGVPSALPSMLYLCSGGPSSYPIWEDFNSKATKLHSQLRTTVLAAVAFLDAFQKVADMATNTRGGEGHGWRLGVPQGGPGGWKGRVEDGPERRCQAQDLEFRSLMEWAGRGKNEPLITRGMQAGVGATRDIGSALTRMCMRHRSIETKLRQFTNALLESLINPLQERIEDWKKAANQLDKDHAKEYKRARHEIKKKSSDTLKLQKKARKGKGDLQPQLDSALQDVNDMYLLLEETEKQAVRRALIEERGRFCTFITFLQPVVNGELTMLGEITHLQGIIDDLVVLTSEPHKLPPASEQVIKDLKGSDYSWSYQTPPSSPSSSSSRKSSMCSLAQPATTTTRLSSVSSHDSGFVSQDATYSKPPSPMPSDITSQKSSSSASSEASETCQSVSECSSPTSDWSKVGSHEQPSGATLQRRKDRVELLRDTEPGPASGGTLGPSGEEAPRPRMSPATIAAKHGEEVSPAASDLAMVLTRGLSLEHQKSSRDSLQYSSGYSTQTTTPSCSEDTIPSQGSDYDCYSVNGDADSEGPTEFDKSSTIPRNSNIAQNYRRLIQTKRPASTAGLPTATGLPSGAPPGVATIRRTPSTKPTVRRALSSTGPIPIRPPIVPVKTPTVPDSPGYVGPTRAGSEECVFYTDEAASPLAPDLAKASPKRLSLPNTAWGSPSAEAAGYPGAGAEDEQQQLAANRHSLVEKLGELVAGAHALGEGQFPFPTALSATPTEETPTPPPAATSDPPAEDMLVAIRRGVRLRRTVTNDRSAPRIL encoded by the exons ATGACAGCTTCCAGGACACAGGGTGGGGGGCCTTGGATGCCCCAGTCTACACCTGGTGTGCCTTCAGCCCTGCCCTCCATGCTGTACCTCTGCTCTGGTGGGCCG AGCTCCTACCCCATCTGGGAGGACTTCAACTCCAAGGCCACGAAGCTGCATTCCCAGCTGAG GACCACCGTGCTGGCTGCTGTGGCCTTCCTGGATGCCTTCCAGAAAGTGGCTGACATGGCTACCAACACCCGAGGTGGGGAGGGGCATGGCTGGAGGTTGGGGGTGCCCCAGGGTgggcctggaggctggaaagGCAGAGTAGAGGATGGGCCAGAGAGAAGATGCCAAGCCCAGGACCTTGAGTTCCGTTCCTTAATGGAATGGGCTGGTCGTGGAAAGAATGAGCCCCTCATCACAAGAGGCATGCAAGCAGGAGTAG GGGCCACGCGGGACATCGGCTCGGCGCTCACGCGCATGTGCATGCGCCACCGCAGCATTGAGACCAAGCTGCGGCAGTTCACCAA CGCGCTGCTGGAAAGCCTCATCAACCCACTGCAGGAGCGCATCGAGGACTGGAAGAAGGCGGCCAACCAGCTGGATAAGGACCACGCGAAAG AGTACAAACGAGCCCGGCATGAGATCAAGAAGAAGTCGTCCGACACACTCAAGCTACAAAAGAAGGCGCGCAAAG gGAAAGGagacctgcagccccagctggaCAGTGCCCTACAAGACGTCAACGACATGTACCTGCTGCTGGAGGAGACGGAGAAGCAGGCTGTGCGCCGGGCGCTGATCGAGGAGCGGGGCCGCTTCTGCACCTTCATCACCTTCCTGCAGCCCGTGGTG AACGGAGAGCTGACCATGCTGGGAGAGATCACCCACCTGCAGGGCATCATCGATGACTTGGTGGTGCTGACCTCGGAACCCCACAAGCTGCCTCCCGCCAGTGAGCAG GTAATCAAAGACCTAAAAGGCTCGGACTACAGCTGGTCCTACCAGACCCCACCCTCCTCACCCAGCAGCTCCAGCTCCCGAAAGTCCAGCATGTGCAG CCTGGCGCAGCCAGCCACTACCACCACTCGCCTCTCCAGCGTCTCCTCCCATGACTCTGGCTTCGTCTCCCAGGACGCCACCTACTCCAAGCCCCCCTCGCCTATGCCTTCAGACATCACCAGCCAG AAGTCCTCCAGCTCCGCATCCTCCGAGGCCTCGGAAACCTGCCAGTCTGTTAGCGAGTGCAGCTCCCCCACCTCG GACTGGTCCAAGGTTGGCTCCCATGAGCAGCCCTCGGGTGCCACTCTGCAGCGGAGGAAGGACCGAGTGGAGCTCCTGCGAGACACAGAGCCAGGTCCTGCCAGTGGGGGCACCCTGGGCCCCAGTGGGGAAGAAGCACCTCGACCCCGGATGTCCCCTGCCACCATCGCAGCCAAG CATGGCGAGGAGGTGTCCCCCGCAGCCAGTGACCTAGCAATGGTGCTGACACGCGGCCTGAGCCTGGAGCACCAGAAGAGCAGCCGGGACTCCCTGCAGTACTCCAGCGGCTACAGCACACAGACCACCACGCCCTCCTGCTCTGAGGACACCATCCCCTCCCAAG GCTCCGACTACGACTGCTACTCCGTGAACGGGGACGCGGACAGCGAGGGCCCGACAGAGTTCGACAAGTCGTCCACCATCCCGCGCAACAGCAACATCGCCCAGAACTACCGCCGCCTCATCCAGACCAAGCGCCCGGCCTCCACCGCGGGGCTGCCCACAGCCACCGGCCTGCCCTCGGGCGCACCCCCCGGCGTGGCCACCATCCGCCGCACGCCCTCCACCAAACCCACCGTGCGCCGCGCCCTGTCCAGCACTGGCCCCATCCCCATCCGGCCGCCCATCGTCCCTGTGAAGACGCCCACGGTGCCTGACTCACCTGGCTACGTGGGGCCCACGCGAGCGGGAAGCGAGGAGTGTGTCTTCTACACCGACGAGGCCGCCTCACCCCTGGCTCCGGACCTCGCCAAGGCCTCTCCGAAGAGGCTCAGCCTGCCCAACACAGCCTGGGGCAGCCCGTCCGCAGAGGCAGCCGGGTACCCCGGGGCTGGGGCCGAGGACGAGCAGCAGCAGCTGGCGGCCAACAGGCACAGCCTGGTGGAGAAGCTGGGGGAGCTGGTGGCGGGCGCCCACGCACTGGGCGAGGGCCAGTTCCCCTTCCCCACTGCCCTGTCGGCCACCCCCACGGAGGAGACGCCGACCCCGCCTCCTGCCGCCACCAGCGACCCCCCAGCCGAAGACATGCTCGTGGCTATCCGGCGTGGGGTCCGGCTCCGCAGGACCGTCACCAACGACAGGTCGGCGCCCCGCATCTTATGA